In one window of Streptomyces sp. NBC_01224 DNA:
- a CDS encoding DUF4241 domain-containing protein codes for MLAALGQELPVGVLHVAWAEHYLGLWRFDALGRRVFEADLRRLEPGRLFLRHLAEWRYEQQDLPDLSDEAWRRTIDLYPDGKNSQGPYPRGRLGGSTHTLVDLPRDLWWLPVPEFGRWEHLLAAPQFGLQGTIRLVEETADIALRPTTDAAEPFGWRPPVPAAAAPWLDELFTPGFKFTHRHRSEPLIIEPVRTVTDIALPTGQLAVCDPSYLPDGHEGDPLVIEVPPGVYPVQETGAGYEDEMFGDRFTARDTYAVRLLVSEKPTASWTMAIPPGEDVRLLRDGQYLGFDVDSATGCFVDSTARTELGRRYMRALTSGGGEDVHDTDDGYSKVTDDATGAELVTFMLGGDGVYPVWVGRDDTGEVTTVIVANSFEVGCLKPLTP; via the coding sequence GTGCTCGCCGCCCTCGGACAGGAGCTTCCCGTCGGTGTGCTGCATGTCGCCTGGGCCGAGCACTATTTGGGCCTCTGGCGGTTCGACGCCTTGGGCCGCCGAGTGTTCGAAGCCGACCTGCGCAGGCTGGAGCCGGGGCGGCTGTTCCTGCGCCACCTGGCTGAGTGGCGATACGAGCAGCAGGATCTCCCTGATCTGTCGGACGAAGCCTGGAGACGGACCATCGATCTGTACCCGGACGGGAAGAACAGCCAGGGCCCGTACCCACGCGGCCGGCTCGGCGGCTCGACGCATACCCTGGTCGACCTGCCGCGTGACCTGTGGTGGCTGCCGGTTCCGGAATTCGGGCGCTGGGAACACCTGCTGGCAGCACCCCAGTTCGGGCTGCAGGGAACAATCAGGCTCGTCGAGGAGACTGCGGACATCGCACTGCGACCGACCACCGATGCGGCGGAGCCTTTCGGCTGGCGCCCGCCGGTGCCGGCGGCGGCCGCGCCCTGGCTTGACGAGCTGTTCACTCCCGGATTCAAGTTCACGCACCGGCATCGGTCGGAGCCGCTCATCATCGAGCCGGTTCGAACGGTGACCGACATCGCGTTGCCCACCGGACAGCTGGCAGTCTGTGACCCCTCCTACCTGCCCGACGGCCACGAGGGGGACCCGCTGGTAATCGAAGTTCCGCCCGGTGTCTACCCGGTGCAGGAGACCGGCGCCGGCTACGAGGACGAAATGTTCGGCGACCGCTTCACCGCCCGCGATACGTATGCCGTGCGTCTGCTGGTGAGTGAGAAGCCGACTGCCAGCTGGACGATGGCAATCCCGCCAGGCGAGGACGTGAGGCTGCTGCGTGATGGCCAGTACCTCGGCTTCGACGTCGACTCCGCCACGGGCTGCTTCGTCGACTCCACCGCTCGAACCGAACTGGGCCGCCGCTACATGCGGGCCCTCACCTCCGGCGGTGGCGAAGACGTTCACGACACCGACGACGGCTACAGCAAGGTGACCGATGACGCTACCGGGGCCGAGCTGGTCACCTTCATGTTGGGCGGAGACGGCGTCTACCCGGTCTGGGTGGGACGCGACGACACAGGTGAGGTCACGACGGTCATAGTGGCCAACAGCTTCGAAGTCGGCTGTCTGAAACCGTTGACCCCATGA
- a CDS encoding methyltransferase domain-containing protein — translation MLDLGSGTGQVPAALLPAVPRITRVDLVDRGKGMLRTASELLRPLLGQSTAAFHAVAAEEFTAPFNDYKADLLTCARAFHWMDRSAALAMADRVTTLEAATEASGHTRRSGPRP, via the coding sequence CTGCTCGATCTGGGCTCGGGCACCGGTCAGGTACCGGCAGCCCTGCTGCCCGCCGTTCCCCGGATCACCCGCGTGGACCTCGTAGACCGCGGCAAGGGCATGCTCCGCACAGCCTCCGAGCTGCTCCGGCCACTGCTCGGACAGTCGACTGCGGCCTTCCACGCCGTCGCCGCCGAGGAGTTCACCGCACCGTTCAACGATTACAAGGCTGATCTGCTCACCTGCGCCCGGGCCTTCCACTGGATGGACCGTTCGGCTGCCCTGGCGATGGCCGACCGCGTCACCACTCTCGAGGCGGCGACGGAAGCCTCTGGACACACAAGGCGGAGTGGACCTCGGCCCTGA
- a CDS encoding methyltransferase domain-containing protein, with product MRAESDTYDSVIDEQPGDAAVARRALVERLQADGVLTDPRLREALSCLDRGVLLPRAYVRRSEPGTDPVVWKLLDGTHPKDRAEWQELVYSGESVLVQRDGEPLEGQVRGAVSGGRMTAMSTFTPYTVEVLQMMRIAAGHNYLDLGTGPGVSLALAAALTGPRRAVGVERDGHMAAFARNNLDRLGVGATMVAGDALDGHVPRAPYDRIHSGIGVPCLPSAWVDQLAPGGRLLTTLVTRAPSWPGHCLVTRTATGRIEAVLEGGPRGHRPLHGYTWLTAQHHLAQVADIPGRPRTTTFTPPADEAYGFWLSAAYLVPGVVRHFQADTLTVVAPEEDSWAVAHPGDGTVRVHGPRDVWAELEDVHILWTRAGSPDLFHVDIPADGGPQHIASGTGTAALEWVLPPLAGCAPATRLTPASRTEEGES from the coding sequence GTGAGAGCCGAATCCGACACGTACGACTCGGTGATCGACGAGCAGCCCGGCGACGCGGCGGTGGCCCGCCGGGCGCTGGTCGAACGCCTTCAAGCCGATGGGGTGTTGACTGATCCGCGTCTGCGGGAGGCGCTGTCGTGCCTGGATCGCGGTGTGCTGCTGCCACGCGCATACGTACGGCGTAGCGAGCCGGGTACCGATCCGGTGGTGTGGAAGCTCCTGGACGGAACACATCCCAAGGACCGGGCCGAGTGGCAGGAACTCGTGTACTCGGGTGAGTCGGTCCTGGTCCAGCGTGACGGCGAGCCGCTGGAGGGCCAGGTGCGCGGCGCCGTGAGCGGGGGCCGGATGACGGCGATGTCGACGTTCACCCCATACACCGTGGAAGTCCTCCAGATGATGCGGATCGCCGCTGGGCACAACTACCTGGACCTCGGAACCGGGCCGGGTGTCTCGCTCGCACTCGCCGCCGCGCTCACCGGGCCCCGGCGGGCGGTCGGTGTCGAACGGGACGGGCACATGGCTGCGTTCGCGCGGAACAACCTCGACCGGCTCGGCGTCGGCGCGACGATGGTGGCCGGCGACGCACTCGACGGCCACGTGCCTCGGGCGCCGTACGACCGGATCCACTCCGGGATCGGCGTGCCGTGCCTGCCGTCGGCGTGGGTGGACCAGCTCGCGCCCGGCGGGCGGCTGCTGACCACGTTGGTGACGCGGGCACCGAGCTGGCCCGGACACTGCCTGGTGACGCGTACGGCGACAGGGCGCATCGAGGCCGTCCTGGAAGGCGGACCTCGCGGCCATCGGCCCCTGCACGGATATACCTGGCTCACTGCCCAGCACCACCTGGCCCAGGTCGCGGACATCCCCGGACGGCCCCGCACCACCACCTTCACGCCTCCGGCGGACGAGGCGTACGGGTTCTGGCTGTCGGCCGCCTACCTCGTCCCGGGGGTGGTCCGGCACTTCCAGGCCGACACGCTCACCGTGGTCGCACCCGAGGAGGACTCCTGGGCCGTGGCCCATCCCGGTGACGGAACCGTCCGCGTCCACGGCCCCCGCGATGTGTGGGCCGAACTCGAAGACGTCCACATCCTCTGGACACGTGCCGGGTCCCCCGACCTGTTCCACGTCGACATCCCGGCCGATGGCGGGCCGCAGCACATCGCGTCCGGCACCGGCACCGCCGCCCTGGAATGGGTACTGCCGCCGCTCGCGGGCTGTGCCCCGGCAACCCGCCTGACCCCAGCTTCCCGCACCGAAGAAGGAGAGTCGTGA
- a CDS encoding NUDIX hydrolase, producing the protein MAGPRDGAGKGEAGAVKSVIGAHLFLEREGSTLLSLRHASVAFAGGEWHALAGHVERESVRSCLVREAYEEAGLVIEPEDLSLAHTVHLLDHEDAEPRIQLFFRTSRWSGEPEVREPDKCTAWEWWPLDGLPDPVVPYTRAAIEGILAGTAYTELGWEPAAPATDGR; encoded by the coding sequence GTGGCCGGGCCGCGGGACGGCGCCGGGAAGGGTGAGGCGGGAGCGGTGAAGAGCGTGATCGGCGCGCACCTGTTCCTGGAGCGCGAAGGCAGCACTCTCCTCAGCCTGCGTCACGCGAGTGTGGCGTTCGCGGGCGGTGAGTGGCATGCCCTGGCAGGCCATGTGGAAAGGGAGAGCGTTCGCTCGTGCCTGGTCAGGGAGGCGTACGAGGAGGCCGGGCTCGTCATCGAGCCCGAAGACCTCAGCCTGGCGCACACCGTGCACCTGCTCGACCACGAGGACGCCGAGCCACGGATCCAGCTCTTCTTCCGGACGAGCCGGTGGTCCGGAGAGCCGGAGGTCCGCGAGCCCGACAAGTGCACGGCCTGGGAATGGTGGCCGCTCGACGGCCTGCCGGACCCAGTGGTCCCGTACACCCGTGCCGCGATCGAGGGCATCCTCGCCGGCACTGCGTACACCGAGCTCGGCTGGGAGCCCGCAGCACCGGCCACGGACGGCAGGTGA
- a CDS encoding phosphotransferase → MRPDLQAGFGVVAGLLPLAYAIVPREVRQGPAGTDTRNYMVGGTEDRRWFVKVYRPGTDVATEHRALEASEFAALAGVPVARVQRTLSGGLIASQGGQAPPCFCSRPARPRRARPSGRSARASPRRTSSPGCRPSAPG, encoded by the coding sequence GTGAGGCCGGATCTGCAGGCCGGTTTCGGCGTGGTCGCGGGGCTTCTGCCGCTGGCGTACGCGATCGTCCCCCGCGAGGTCAGGCAAGGCCCCGCAGGCACGGACACCCGCAACTACATGGTCGGGGGCACCGAGGACAGGCGCTGGTTCGTGAAGGTGTACCGGCCGGGCACGGATGTGGCCACGGAGCACCGAGCACTGGAGGCTTCCGAGTTCGCGGCTCTGGCCGGGGTGCCGGTTGCCCGGGTGCAGCGCACGCTCAGCGGCGGGCTGATCGCGTCGCAGGGTGGTCAGGCGCCGCCCTGTTTCTGCAGCCGGCCTGCGCGGCCGCGGCGGGCACGACCCAGCGGTCGATCCGCCAGAGCGTCACCGCGGCGGACAAGCAGTCCCGGATGCAGGCCGTCAGCACCTGGCTGA
- a CDS encoding ABC transporter ATP-binding protein → MSEESVDQTKSGDEVSESERLLFGGELAYDIGWNRHQGAWLALDLWAMARTLPRLVGIAVRLAHQADARALRTVWMAELGRGIAQAVGLVAVNVVLGHLLAGGSTVERLDRAVPALTAVAVTGVIGSLLRSASTSATGGLEPKVQRVATERYLSLVARVELSAIEDDEFHRLLDSAGYGADSARRMVKYCTVVLNSLISLVAAAGVLTVLHVALLPLLVAMTLPSAWSSLTIAKMRYVSFHQFVQHARAGQLLGRLLIDQQAAAEVRVHDVGPFLLTHFRGMAQTSEREQTRLARESARKGLIADVATGLATVFTYGVLGVLLWTGGMELSVAGTAVLAIRTGSASLDQLVLQITDLHQEALFVADFEKLCVEATDRAIPTTGLDLPERVEEIRFEKVTFTYPGSTTPEPSLRDVDVTVPAGKTVALVGSNGSGKSTLVKLLCGLYQPDPGSGRVLWGDVDTAEADRSQIFGRVAMVAQDFYRWPFTARVNIGIGRSTWPMNDTAVEAAATYAGADEVLAKLPRGLSTLLARGYRGGHQISGGQWQRLGIARARFRSAEVLIVDEPTSALDAVAEQRVFDQIRNLAGQGQTVILITHRLHSVRHADLIYVLDQGRVAESGTFEELMDPVTGTGAFRDAYLLQSRAYHHTVPAQSSGVKDDEPAREGA, encoded by the coding sequence ATGAGTGAGGAGTCCGTTGACCAGACGAAAAGTGGCGACGAGGTCTCGGAGTCCGAACGCCTTCTGTTCGGCGGTGAGTTGGCGTACGACATCGGCTGGAACCGGCACCAGGGGGCGTGGCTCGCCCTCGACCTGTGGGCAATGGCCCGTACACTGCCGAGGTTGGTCGGCATCGCTGTCCGGCTGGCGCACCAGGCTGACGCCCGGGCGCTGCGCACCGTGTGGATGGCCGAGTTGGGCCGGGGCATTGCGCAGGCTGTTGGTCTGGTTGCGGTCAACGTGGTCCTGGGGCATCTGCTGGCCGGCGGTTCGACGGTCGAGCGGCTGGACCGGGCTGTGCCGGCCTTGACCGCTGTCGCCGTCACAGGGGTGATCGGGTCGTTGCTGCGGTCGGCGTCGACTTCGGCGACTGGTGGGCTGGAGCCGAAGGTGCAGCGTGTGGCGACCGAGCGGTATTTGTCGCTGGTGGCCCGGGTGGAGCTGTCCGCGATCGAGGACGATGAGTTCCACCGTTTGCTGGACTCTGCCGGCTACGGGGCTGACTCGGCACGTCGGATGGTGAAGTACTGCACCGTGGTCCTCAACTCGCTGATCTCCCTGGTCGCCGCGGCGGGTGTGCTGACTGTTCTGCACGTGGCGCTTTTGCCGTTGCTGGTGGCGATGACGCTGCCGAGCGCGTGGAGTTCGCTGACGATCGCGAAGATGCGCTACGTCTCCTTCCATCAGTTCGTTCAGCATGCCCGAGCTGGGCAGTTGCTGGGGCGGCTGCTGATCGATCAGCAGGCGGCCGCCGAGGTTCGGGTCCACGATGTCGGCCCGTTCCTACTGACCCACTTCCGCGGCATGGCGCAGACCAGTGAGCGTGAGCAGACCCGACTGGCCCGCGAGTCCGCGCGCAAAGGGCTGATCGCCGACGTCGCCACGGGCCTGGCGACGGTCTTCACCTACGGGGTGCTGGGTGTGCTGCTGTGGACCGGGGGGATGGAACTGTCGGTGGCCGGCACCGCGGTCCTGGCGATCCGCACCGGCTCGGCAAGCCTTGACCAGCTCGTGCTGCAGATCACCGACCTGCACCAGGAAGCCTTGTTCGTCGCCGACTTCGAGAAGCTGTGCGTGGAGGCCACGGACCGGGCCATCCCGACCACCGGGCTCGACCTGCCGGAGCGGGTGGAGGAGATCCGCTTTGAGAAGGTCACCTTCACCTACCCCGGCAGCACCACCCCGGAGCCCTCCTTGCGGGATGTCGACGTCACCGTTCCGGCAGGGAAGACCGTCGCGCTCGTGGGGAGCAACGGCAGCGGCAAGTCGACGCTCGTGAAGCTGCTGTGCGGCCTCTACCAGCCGGACCCGGGAAGCGGACGGGTCCTGTGGGGCGACGTCGACACCGCCGAGGCGGACCGGTCCCAGATCTTCGGGCGGGTTGCCATGGTGGCCCAGGACTTCTACAGGTGGCCGTTCACCGCGCGGGTCAATATCGGCATCGGCCGCTCCACCTGGCCGATGAACGACACCGCCGTTGAGGCTGCGGCCACATATGCGGGCGCCGATGAGGTCCTGGCCAAGCTGCCGCGGGGTCTGTCTACGCTGCTGGCTCGTGGTTACCGGGGCGGGCATCAGATCTCCGGAGGGCAGTGGCAGCGCCTGGGTATCGCCCGGGCCCGGTTCCGAAGCGCCGAAGTACTGATCGTGGACGAACCCACCAGCGCGTTGGACGCGGTCGCTGAGCAACGGGTCTTCGACCAGATCCGCAACCTCGCCGGCCAGGGCCAGACGGTCATCCTGATCACGCATCGGCTGCACTCGGTACGCCACGCCGACCTGATTTATGTCCTCGACCAGGGACGTGTCGCCGAATCCGGGACGTTCGAGGAGCTCATGGACCCGGTGACAGGTACGGGAGCGTTCCGGGACGCTTATCTGCTGCAGTCCCGTGCTTACCACCACACGGTCCCGGCCCAGAGCAGCGGCGTGAAGGACGACGAGCCTGCCAGGGAGGGTGCGTGA
- a CDS encoding site-specific integrase, giving the protein MLGVRDLSAALDAVGLRPGDPVFVRPDFVVDAELLQFALSPEFRDLERESRRNYATDIRLLLSWLWQRGVPWQSATGADLRAYREFRVDSPMNPQRVGGTKWNREAAALTRLYKWAKVSPLPLDVGRRGDRAASARSSRVSREIT; this is encoded by the coding sequence GTGCTGGGGGTCCGCGACCTGTCGGCCGCCTTGGACGCGGTGGGGCTTCGGCCGGGTGATCCGGTATTTGTACGACCTGATTTCGTCGTGGACGCGGAATTGCTGCAGTTCGCGCTTTCGCCCGAATTTCGCGACCTGGAACGGGAATCGCGCCGGAATTACGCGACGGACATCCGTCTGCTGCTGTCGTGGCTTTGGCAGCGGGGTGTTCCTTGGCAGTCGGCGACCGGCGCGGACTTGCGGGCGTACAGGGAATTCCGCGTCGACTCGCCGATGAATCCGCAGCGAGTCGGCGGAACGAAGTGGAACCGGGAGGCAGCTGCGCTGACCCGGCTCTACAAATGGGCGAAGGTCAGTCCTCTCCCGTTGGACGTGGGACGTCGCGGGGACCGGGCAGCAAGCGCGCGAAGCTCTCGGGTGTCGCGGGAGATCACCTGA